A stretch of Prunus dulcis chromosome 6, ALMONDv2, whole genome shotgun sequence DNA encodes these proteins:
- the LOC117629824 gene encoding dehydrodolichyl diphosphate synthase 4 isoform X2 — translation MLSLRFPISFENALITPFKPRPSRFQTPTVQSLPRLSSSLSLPRAATAGVVLKEEDRELSNNRFAPRGDFPPDGEPLPAGLQRELMPRHVAVIMDGNVRWERQRGLPAGSGHEAGARSLRELVELCWKWGIRVLTVFAFSYDNWVRPQVEVDFLMNLFEKMTSSEIDSFARAICIVLLGCGGIGKFVPFVVSYSTTEEDMAPYRASKPFLLPRGLQPVGWYSNFGHWGFVKAPQLFTETDK, via the exons ATGCTTTCCCTACGCTTCCCTATTTCATTCGAGAACGCTCTGATCACTCCCTTCAAACCCAGACCCTCGCGCTTCCAAACACCCACAGTCCAATCACTTCCACGCCTCTCAAGCtcactctctcttcctcgCGCAGCCACAGCTGGCGTGGTTCTCAAGGAAGAGGACAGAGAGTTATCAAATAACCGATTTGCCCCTCGCGGAGACTTCCCGCCAGACGGCGAGCCTTTGCCGGCTGGTCTCCAGCGAGAGCTGATGCCGAGGCACGTGGCGGTGATCATGGACGGTAACGTGAGGTGGGAGAGGCAGAGAGGGTTGCCGGCTGGGTCAGGTCACGAGGCTGGTGCTCGGTCGTTGAGAGAGCTCGTTGAGCTGTGCTGGAAATGGGGGATTAGGGTTCTTACTGTTTTTGCGTTTTCGTATGATAATTGGGTTCGGCCCCAG GTGGAGGTTgattttttgatgaatttgttCGAGAAGATGACAAGCTCAGAAATCGACAGTTTTGCAAG AGCAATCTGCATAGTTTTGTTGGGTTGTGGTGGAATTGGAAAGTTTGTGCCATTTGTGGTCAGTTATTCAACCACAGAGGAGGACATGGCTCCCTACAGAGCTTCGAAACCATTTTTACTTCCTAGGGGATTGCAGCCAGTT GGATGGTATTCGAATTTCGGTCATTGGGGATTTGTCAAAGCTCCCCAACTCTTTACAGAAACTGATAAGTGA
- the LOC117629824 gene encoding dehydrodolichyl diphosphate synthase 2 isoform X1, with the protein MLSLRFPISFENALITPFKPRPSRFQTPTVQSLPRLSSSLSLPRAATAGVVLKEEDRELSNNRFAPRGDFPPDGEPLPAGLQRELMPRHVAVIMDGNVRWERQRGLPAGSGHEAGARSLRELVELCWKWGIRVLTVFAFSYDNWVRPQVEVDFLMNLFEKMTSSEIDSFARDGIRISVIGDLSKLPNSLQKLISDAGDRTKGNFRLHLIVAVSYSGKYDIVQACKNISQKVKDGLIKVDDVNESFIEQELETNCTEFPYPDLLIRTSGELRVSNFLLWQLAYTEFFFVSALWPDFGKAEFVEALISFQQRQRRYGGRDL; encoded by the exons ATGCTTTCCCTACGCTTCCCTATTTCATTCGAGAACGCTCTGATCACTCCCTTCAAACCCAGACCCTCGCGCTTCCAAACACCCACAGTCCAATCACTTCCACGCCTCTCAAGCtcactctctcttcctcgCGCAGCCACAGCTGGCGTGGTTCTCAAGGAAGAGGACAGAGAGTTATCAAATAACCGATTTGCCCCTCGCGGAGACTTCCCGCCAGACGGCGAGCCTTTGCCGGCTGGTCTCCAGCGAGAGCTGATGCCGAGGCACGTGGCGGTGATCATGGACGGTAACGTGAGGTGGGAGAGGCAGAGAGGGTTGCCGGCTGGGTCAGGTCACGAGGCTGGTGCTCGGTCGTTGAGAGAGCTCGTTGAGCTGTGCTGGAAATGGGGGATTAGGGTTCTTACTGTTTTTGCGTTTTCGTATGATAATTGGGTTCGGCCCCAG GTGGAGGTTgattttttgatgaatttgttCGAGAAGATGACAAGCTCAGAAATCGACAGTTTTGCAAG GGATGGTATTCGAATTTCGGTCATTGGGGATTTGTCAAAGCTCCCCAACTCTTTACAGAAACTGATAAGTGATGCAGGGGATAGAACGAAAGGCAACTTTAGACTCCACCTGATTGTGGCAGTGAGCTACAGTGGAAAGTATGATATTGTGCAAGCatgtaaaaatatttctcAGAAGGTGAAAGATGGCCTTATTAAAGTTGACGATGTCAATGAAAGCTTCATTGAACAAGAACTGGAAACTAACTGTACTGAGTTTCCATACCCTGATCTACTGATAAGAACCAGTGGAGAACTCAGAGTCAGCAACTTCTTGTTGTGGCAGTTGGCCTACACGGAATTTTTCTTCGTATCAGCTCTTTGGCCTGATTTTGGGAAAGCTGAGTTTGTTGAGGCCTTGATTTCCTTTCAGCAGCGGCAGAGGCGTTATGGTGGAAGAGATTTATAA
- the LOC117629826 gene encoding E3 ubiquitin-protein ligase AIRP2: MGKSFKDSLKALEADIQHANTVALDYPREKDGARLQMRLSYCPVANFFLFLVQWTDCHLAGALGLLRILIYMTYPDGKTTMSVYERKASIREFYGVIFPSLLQLQRGITDLEDRKQKEVCTVRYKRKEELDKGKLSEIDIEREKECGICMEVNKKVVLPNCSHTLCLKCYRDWRGRSKSCPFCRDSLKRVNSGDLWIYTEKCDVIDLSTILREDRKRLFMYVERLPLVVPDPAFLPYDSHVR, from the exons ATGGGAAAATCGTTCAAGGACTCTCTTAAAGCGCTTGAAGCAGATATTCAGCACGCCAATACTGT GGCTTTAGATTATCCAAGGGAGAAAGATGGAGCACGTCTCCAGATGAGACTATCCTACTGTCCGGTGGCaaacttttttctctttcttgtcCAGTGGACTGACTGTCACCTTGCTGGGGCCCTTGGTTTGCTCAGAATTCTTATTTatatg ACGTATCCCGATGGAAAGACCACCATGTCAGTTTATGAAAGGAAAGCCAGCATTAGAGAATTTTATG GTGTGATATTTCCTTCTTTGCTGCAACTTCAAAGAGGCATCACAGATTTAGAGGATAGGAAGCAGAAAGAGGTTTGCACTGTCAGATACAAAAGAAAGGAGGAGTTGGACAAGGGAAAACTCTCTGAAATTGACAtcgaaagagaaaaagagtgCGGAATTTGCATGGAGGTGAACAAAAAAGTTGTGTTACCTAACTGCAGTCATACATTGTGTTTGAAGTGTTACCGGGACTG GCGTGGGCGGTCTAAGTCGTGCCCCTTTTGTCGTGATAGCCTCAAAAGAGTCAACTCAGGCGACCTTTGGATCTACACTGAAAAATGTGATGTTATTGATTTATCCACAATATTAAGAGAGGACCGCAAGAGACTTTTTATGTACGTTGAAAGATTGCCTCTTGTTGTTCCAGACCCTGCATTTCTACCCTATGATTCTCATGTTCGGTGA
- the LOC117629825 gene encoding ammonium transporter 1 member 3-like, whose product MAVSWEESVEYSINTIYLLFSAYLVFVMQLGFAMLCAGSVRAKNAMNIMLTNVVDAVVGSLSFYIFGFAFAFGEGARSNPFIGTSFFALNDIPSSSYGYDYSFFLFQWAFAIAVAGITSGSIAERTQFSAYLIFSCFLSGFVYPVVAHWVWSDSGWLSPKSSNLLLGSGAIDFAGSGVVHLVGGVAGLWGSFIEGPRVGRFDAFGKPIPIRGHNATLVVLGTFLLWFGWFGFNPGSFDKILVAYPDTSDQGNWTAVGRTAVITTLAGSTAGIVTLFGRRLLVGHWDALDVCNGVLGGFVAITSGCAVVEPWAAVVCGFFAAWVLIGLNILALKLQFDDPLEATQLHGGCGAWGLIFTGLFAKEEFVIQVYNSGTVGTVRPYGLLMGGGWGLLGAQVTEVLVIAAWVSLTMGPLFYALHSLQILRISVDDEVAGLDVSSHGGHAYVHSDENHPRFYAEYVSLQDNGS is encoded by the coding sequence atGGCTGTCTCATGGGAGGAAAGTGTCGAATACTCCATCAACACCATTTACCTCCTCTTCTCCGCCTACCTCGTCTTCGTTATGCAGCTTGGCTTTGCCATGCTCTGTGCTGGCTCCGTTCGAGCCAAGAACGCCATGAACATAATGCTCACCAATGTCGTCGACGCAGTGGTAGGTAGCCTCTCTTTCTACATCTTTGGCTTTGCTTTTGCATTTGGAGAAGGCGCCCGTTCCAACCCTTTTATTGGTACAAGTTTCTTTGCTCTCAATGACATTCCCAGCTCCTCTTATGGCTATGACTACAGCTTCTTCCTTTTCCAATGGGCTTTTGCTATTGCGGTTGCTGGCATCACTAGTGGGTCCATAGCTGAGAGAACCCAATTCAGTGCATATCTCATCTTCTCCTGTTTTCTATCTGGGTTTGTGTACCCTGTGGTGGCTCATTGGGTTTGGTCTGATAGTGGTTGGCTCAGCCCCAAATCAAGTAACTTGCTGTTGGGTTCTGGTGCCATTGATTTTGCTGGGAGTGGTGTGGTTCATTTGGTTGGTGGAGTTGCTGGGCTTTGGGGTTCTTTCATTGAAGGTCCAAGAGTGGGCCGGTTCGATGCGTTTGGGAAGCCCATACCCATTAGAGGCCATAATGCAACTCTTGTGGTCCTTGGGACTTTCTTGCTATGGTTTGGGTGGTTCGGGTTTAATCCGGGCTCGTTTGACAAGATTCTTGTGGCCTATCCAGACACAAGTGATCAAGGGAATTGGACCGCGGTGGGCCGAACAGCGGTTATCACCACATTAGCCGGTTCGACTGCCGGAATTGTAACCCTATTCGGCCGGCGCTTACTAGTGGGCCATTGGGATGCTCTAGATGTTTGCAATGGAGTGCTTGGTGGGTTTGTGGCAATTACATCAGGATGTGCTGTGGTCGAGCCTTGGGCTGCTGTCGTGTGTGGATTCTTCGCAGCCTGGGTCTTAATTGGGCTCAACATCTTGGCCCTAAAGCTACAGTTCGATGACCCATTAGAAGCGACCCAACTGCACGGCGGGTGTGGGGCATGGGGATTGATATTTACTGGGCTGTTTGCAAAAGAGGAGTTTGTGATCCAAGTCTATAATTCGGGCACTGTGGGTACCGTACGGCCTTATGGTCTCTTGATGGGTGGCGGCTGGGGTCTGCTCGGAGCCCAAGTGACTGAGGTTTTGGTCATTGCGGCCTGGGTCAGCTTGACAATGGGCCCTCTTTTCTACGCGCTTCACAGTCTTCAGATTTTGAGGATCTCTGTTGATGATGAAGTTGCAGGCCTTGATGTTTCTAGTCACGGAGGCCATGCCTATGTTCATTCAGATGAAAATCATCCACgcttttatgcagaatatgtGAGCTTGCAAGATAATGGATCTTGA
- the LOC117629562 gene encoding non-specific phospholipase C1 — MAFRRIPITWTVFLYLLLVSTQSIHTARARKTPKIQGPIKTVVVLVMENRSFDHILGWLKSTRPEIDGLTGNESNPLSVSDPNSPRVPVSSDAFFIDSDPGHSIQAIREQIFGSNRSFEDPAPMNGFAQQAESMAEGMSSKVMSGFKPEVLPVYTELANEFAVFDRWFASVPASTQPNRFYVHSATSHGASSNVRKDLIHGFPQKTIFDSLDENALDFGIYYQNIPATLFFRSLRKLKHVTKFHSYALKFKLHAKRGKLPNYAVIEQRYFDVKELPANDDHPSHDVARGQRFVKEVYETLRASPQWKEMALLITYDEHGGFYDHVPTPVSGVPSPDGIVGPDPFYFRFDRLGVRVPTILVSPWIEKGTVIHEPTGPTPDSHFEHSSIPATVKKLFNLKSNFLTKRDAWAGTFENYFYLRSTPRDDCPETLPEVTMSLRPGEPREDVSLSEFQVELIQLASQLNGDYVLNTYPYIGESMRVAEANRYAEDAVKRFLEAGRAALKAGANESAIVRMRPSLTSRVNMQGHGSSYLQTQ, encoded by the exons ATGGCTTTCCGGCGAATACCCATCACATGGACTGTCTTCCTCTACCTCTTGTTAGTATCGACCCAATCCATTCACACTGCTAGGGCACGCAAAACCCCCAAAATCCAAGGACCCATCAAAACGGTCGTCGTTTTGGTCATGGAAAACCGCTCCTTCGACCACATCCTCGGCTGGCTGAAGTCGACCCGACCCGAAATCGACGGCCTCACCGGAAACGAGTCGAACCCGCTCTCCGTCTCGGACCCCAACTCGCCTCGGGTCCCCGTCTCCAGCGACGCCTTCTTCATTGACTCGGACCCGGGCCACTCGATCCAGGCGATCAGGGAGCAGATATTCGGGTCCAACCGGAGCTTCGAGGACCCGGCTCCGATGAACGGGTTCGCTCAGCAGGCCGAGAGCATGGCCGAGGGCATGTCGAGCAAGGTGATGAGCGGGTTCAAGCCGGAGGTCTTGCCGGTCTACACCGAGTTAGCGAACGAGTTTGCCGTGTTCGACCGGTGGTTCGCGTCCGTACCCGCGTCGACTCAGCCGAACCGGTTCTACGTCCACTCGGCTACGTCACACGGCGCCTCCAGCAACGTCCGCAAGGACCTCATCCACGGCTTCCCTCAGAAAACGATCTTCGACTCCCTGGACGAAAATGCCCTCGACTTCGGGATTTATTACCAGAACATCCCTGCCACCCTCTTCTTCAGGAGCCTGAGGAAGCTGAAGCACGTGACGAAATTCCACAGCTATGCTCTGAAATTCAAGCTCCACGCGAAGCGCGGGAAGCTCCCGAACTACGCGGTGATCGAGCAGAGGTACTTCGACGTCAAGGAGCTTCCCGCCAACGACGACCACCCGTCGCATGACGTGGCGCGAGGGCAGAGGTTCGTGAAGGAGGTGTACGAGACGCTGAGGGCGAGCCCGCAGTGGAAAGAAATGGCCTTGTTGATTACATACGATGAGCACGGCGGATTTTACGACCACGTGCCTACGCCGGTTTCGGGTGTGCCGAGCCCGGATGGGATTGTCGGGCCCGACCCGTTTTATTTCAGGTTTGACCGGTTGGGTGTGAGGGTGCCGACCATACTCGTCTCGCCCTGGATCGAAAAGGGTACCG TTATCCATGAGCCAACAGGGCCGACACCAGATTCGCATTTTGAGCATTCGTCTATCCCTGCGACTGTAAAGAagcttttcaatttaaaatcgAACTTCCTGACAAAGAGAGATGCATGGGCTGGTACTTTTGAGAATTACTTTTACCTCCGCAGTACTCCTCGTGACGACTGTCCAG AAACTCTTCCAGAGGTGACTATGTCACTGAGGCCTGGGGAACCACGAGAAGATGTGAGCCTCTCGGAATTTCAAGTTGAGTTGATCCAGCTTGCATCCCAGCTCAATGGTGATTATGTTCTCAACACTTACCCATATATCGGCGAAAGCATGAGAGTGGCTGAAGCCAACAGATATGCAGAGGATGCTGTTAAGAGGTTCCTGGAAGCTGGACGAGCTGCACTTAAAGCCGGAGCCAACGAGTCTGCAATCGTTAGGATGAGACCTTCCCTCACTAGCCGAGTTAATATGCAAGGTCATGGCTCCTCCTACCTACAAACTCAATGA
- the LOC117629561 gene encoding villin-1, with product MSIYAKDTDPAFQAAGAKLGLEIWCVENLKLVSVPKSSHGRFYSGSAYVILNTVLPKSGLPQHDIHYWLGHDTNKVDSALASDKALELDAALGSCTVQYRELQGQETGKFLSYFKPCIIPIEGVYASQKEHLNGETYKVSLLACKGDHVVHVKEVPFSRSSLNHSDVFILDTASKIFLFSGCNSSIQERAKALEVVQYIKENKHRANCEVATVEDGKFVGDPEVGEFWSLFGGYAPIPQDPPSSVQKQPDTPFVKLSWISTQGKLHACQTDSLSKEMLETDKCYMVDCDSEIFVWMGKHTSVTERKTSISAAEDFLRNQGRSAGTHSTFITEGLEPAKFRSYFDNWPQTVETKLYEEGRGKVAAMFKQQGYEVKELPDEEDIQPFIDCRGTLKVWRVDCEKLSLLPASEERKIFSGDCYVVQYTYLGNERSENLFYAWLGCGSVMEDRKDAMSHLNAIVDSTRGNPVLAQVMEKKEPSQFFSIFQTLIIFKGGMSTRYKKFIAEKGIGDETYDESKTALFRVQGTSPNNMQAIQVDPVSGSLNSSYCYILQTGTSAFTWIGNLSSTRDHDLLDRMLELIIPTWQATSVREGSESDIFWNALGGKADYARAKEIKGYIEDPHLFMLSTTEGDFKVKEIYNFTQDDLTTEDVLVLDCHTEIHVWIGCHSNVRSKQQALTLGLKFLETDVLVEGLSLETPIYVISEGHEPPFFTRFFEWDSSKSNMLGNSFERKLAILKGKPQQLEAPKRNSWKAYSRETTPDGLRSKSMTSNGQRSVSPASGVSVSSVTSSNNHILFSSTPINRKIFTGSSPNGSPDVSLASAGSPAAEAKLPATGGTQADGNEPREAGTNLLIYPYERLKVISKDPVAGIDITKREAYLADEEFQAQFAMTKRDFYKLAKWKQNKLKMALHLF from the exons ATGTCTATATATGCTAAAGACACAGATCCAGCATTCCAGGCTGCAGGAGCAAAGCT TGGTTTGGAAATTTGGTGTGTCGAGAATCTAAAATTGGTTTCTGTTCCAAAATCTTCACATGGGAGGTTCTATTCTGGAAGTGCGTATGTAATTTTAAAT ACAGTTCTACCAAAAAGTGGCCTTCCTCAGCATGACATACACTATTGGCTCGGACATGATACAAACAAG GTGGACTCAGCATTGGCATCAGATAAAGCACTAGAACTAGATGCAGCCCTAGGGTCCTGCACTGTGCAATATAGGGAACTTCAAGGCCAAGAAACGGGGAAGTTCTTATCATACTTCAAACCCTGTATTATTCCCATTGAAGGAGTATATGCATCACAGAAAGAGCACTTAAATGGTGAAACATATAAAGTCAGCTTGTTAGCTTGCAAAGGGGACCACGTTGTTCATGTTAAAGAA GTTCCGTTTTCTCGGTCATCATTGAACCATAGTGATGTATTCATACTTGATACTGCATCCAAAATTTTCCTCTTTAGTGGGTGCAACTCTAGCATACAAGAAAGAGCTAAGGCTTTGGAGGTTGTTCAGTACATCAAAGAGAATAAACATCGTGCAAACTGCGAGGTGGCAACTGTAG AGGATGGAAAATTTGTTGGTGATCCTGAAGTGGGTGAATTCTGGAGCTTATTTGGTGGTTATGCTCCCATTCCCCAGGATCCACCTTCCTCTGTCCAGAAACAACCTGACACACCCTTTGTGAAACTATCATG GATATCAACTCAGGGTAAACTGCATGCATGTCAAACTGACTCATTAAGTAAAGAAATGCTTGAGACAGACAAGTGCTATATGGTAGACTGTGATTCTGAGATTTTTGTTTGGATGGGAAAACATACCTCGGTTACAGAAAGGAAAACGTCAATCTCAGCTGCAGAA GATTTCCTCAGAAACCAAGGCAGGTCAGCTGGGACCCATTCAACTTTTATAACTGAAGGATTAGAACCTGCTAAGTTTAGGTCATACTTCGATAATTGGCCTCAAACGGTGGAAACCAAGCTGTATGAAGAAGGTCGAGGAAAAGTGGCAG CAATGTTCAAGCAACAGGGTTACGAGGTGAAGGAGCTTCCTGATGAAGAAGATATCCAGCCATTTATAGATTGCAGAGGCACATTGAAA GTTTGGCGCGTAGATTGTGAGAAATTGTCCCTTCTTCCAGCTtcagaagagagaaaaattttCAGTGGGGATTGCTATGTTGTGCAATATACATATCTTGGAAATGAAAGGAGTGAGAATCTATTTTATGCATGGCTTGGATGTGGGAGTGTAATG GAAGATAGGAAGGATGCTATGTCTCATTTGAATGCCATAGTTGATTCAACCAGGGGGAACCCTGTTTTG GCCCAAgttatggagaagaaggagCCATCTCagtttttttcaattttccagacattaattattttcaag GGAGGAATGAGTACACGATACAAGAAGTTTATAGCAGAAAAAGGTATTGGGGATGAAACTTATGATGAAAGCAAGACAGCTCTTTTTCGTGTTCAAGGGACAAGTCCCAATAATATGCAGGCCATCCAAGTTGATCCG GTTTCGGGCTCTTTGAACTCATCTTATTGTTACATCCTGCAAACTGGTACATCTGCTTTCACTTGGATTGGGAATCTCTCCTCAACCAGAGACCATGACCTTCTTGACAGAATGCTGGAACTAATAATT CCAACATGGCAAGCAACATCAGTAAGGGAAGGGAGTGAATCTGATATTTTCTGGAATGCACTTGGTGGAAAGGCAGACTATGCAAGGGCAAAAGAGATAAAAGGATACATAGAAGACCCGCATTTGTTTATGTTGAGCACAACTGAAG GTGATTTCAAG GTGAAAGAGATATACAATTTTACACAGGATGATTTAACTACTGAAGACGTGTTAGTCCTTGACTGCCACACAGAGATTCATGTTTGGATTGGATGCCACTCAAATGTTAGGTCAAAGCAACAAGCCCTTACTCTTGGCCTG AAATTTCTCGAGACAGATGTACTTGTCGAAGGGCTATCTTTGGAGACTCCTATTTATGTCATTAGTGAAGGGCACGAACCACCATTTTTCACTCGTTTCTTTGAATGGGATTCCTCAAAGTCAAAT ATGCTTGGCAACTCTTTTGAACGGAAGCTTGCTATTTTAAAGGGAAAACCACAACAATTAGAA GCACCAAAACGAAATTCATGGAAGGCATACTCCAGGGAGACGACCCCAGATGGTTTGAGAAGCAAGTCCATGACTTCCAATGGCCAGAGAAGTGTTTCTCCTGCATCTGGTGTTTCGGTTTCTAGTGTCACATCTTCAAACAATCACATCTTGTTCAGCTCAACGCCAATTAACAGGAAAATCTTTACTGGATCCTCTCCTAATGGTAGTCCTG ATGTGTCATTGGCATCTGCAGGTTCTCCAGCAGCAGAGGCAAAATTACCTGCTACAGGTGGCACTCAAGCTGATGGAAATGAGCCTAGGGAGGCTGGCACAAACTTGTTAATATACCCATATGAACGATTAAAAGTGATTTCCAAAGATCCGGTAGCAGGCATCGACATAACCAAAAGAGAG GCATATCTAGCTGATGAAGAGTTCCAAGCACAATTTGCAATGACCAAAAGAGACTTCTATAAGCTTGCTAAATGGAAACAGAACAAGCTCAAGATGGCACTTCACCTTTTCTAA
- the LOC117633160 gene encoding zinc finger CCCH domain-containing protein 25: MNPLTLVKRIQNINSREAQLGISEEASWHAKYKDSAYVYVGGIPFDLTEGDLLAVFAQYGEVVDVNLVRDKGTGKSKGFSFIAYEDQRSTVLAVDNLNGAQILGRTIRVDHVTKYKKKEEEDEEEEQRKREERGVCRAFQRGECTRGAGCRFSHNEQRAANTGWGDQDSKWGRDRYDGPKQGEKRSNTNPSNRVPEAEVQEDLHSRGKGYGRAFESHSKQSDGREEKRLGRHEDDERFELRSRDHGRGEEKRPRRRSEDDELGQNSREDYGRREKQRLGRQNGRELQPKSREDHDRREDKRPRRQGGDVEFEPKLKSRDDHDRREDDRREDRRTRRRSDDGEFEPKSREDRDRRVDDSREDKRLRRHAGDDEFDPKSKDHDRTEEKRRYTDDEYQPKSREDKWEEQRSRRRNVDEFELKSRAGEDKRKGERLRRYEDDEF; encoded by the exons ATGAACCCGCTAACCCTAGTGAAACGAATTCAGAACATCAATTCCAGAGAAGCCCAATTAGGGATTTCAGAGGAAGCTTCATGGCACGCCAAGTACAAAGACTCCGCTTACGTCTACGTCGGCGGCATTCCTTTTGATCTCACCGAAGGTGATCTTCTCGCTGTTTTTGCACA ATATGGAGAGGTCGTCGACGTGAACCTGGTTCGCGATAAAGGGACTGGGAAATCCAAAGGGTTCTCATTTATTGCATATGAGGACCAGAGAAGTACGGTTCTTGCTGTGGATAATCTGAATGGAGCTCAAATTTTGGGTCGAACAATTAGGGTGGATCATGTGACTAAAtacaagaagaaggaagaggaagatgaagaggaagagcaGAGGAAGAGGGAGGAACGAGGTGTGTGCCGTGCTTTCCAGAGAGGTGAATGTACTCGCGGAGCTGGGTGCAGATTTTCTCACAATGAGCAA AGAGCTGCAAACACAGGTTGGGGTGATCAAGACTCGAAATGGGGGCGTGACAGGTATGATGGCCCAAAACAGGGTGAGAAAAGATCTAACACTAATCCGTCAAATCGTGTTCCAGAGGCTGAAGTTCAAGAAGATTTACACTCCAGAGGAAAGGGATATGGGAGGGCCTTCGAAAGTCACTCTAAGCAAAGTGATGGGAGGGAGGAAAAGAGATTGGGAAGACATGAGGATGATGAAAGGTTTGAGCTTAGATCAAGAGATCATGGTAGGGGGGAAGAAAAGAGACCAAGAAGACGCAGTGAGGATGACGAACTGGGGCAAAATTCAAGAGAAGATTATGGTAGGAGGGAAAAACAGAGATTAGGAAGGCAAAATGGTCGTGAATTGCAGCCAAAGTCAAGAGAAGATCATGACAGAAGGGAAGATAAGAGACCCAGAAGGCAAGGTGGTGATGTTGAATTTGAGCCAAAGCTGAAGTCTAGAGACGATCATGATCGGAGGGAAGATGATAGAAGGGAAGATAGGAGAACAAGAAGGCGTAGTGATGATGGTGAATTTGAGCCAAAATCTAGAGAAGATCGTGATAGGAGGGTAGATGATAGTAGGGAAGATAAGAGACTGAGAAGGCATGCTGGTGATGATGAATTTGATCCAAAATCTAAGGATCATGATAGgacagaagaaaagagaaggtaCACTGATGATGAATATCAGCCGAAGTCAAGAGAAGATAAGTGGGAAGAACAGAGGTCAAGAAGACGCAATGTTGATGAATTTGAGCTGAAGTCAAGAGCAGGCGAGGATAAGAGGAAAGGAGAGAGACTGAGAAGGTATGAAGATGATGAGTTTTAG